The Rhododendron vialii isolate Sample 1 chromosome 5a, ASM3025357v1 genome contains a region encoding:
- the LOC131326011 gene encoding rhodanese-like domain-containing protein 10 isoform X3, producing the protein MAIQLKLFHTTFSTTPHRFSTTQTNAVSGKAQQLIQSGTVRPVLPKEAASAMKSEGYILLDIRPEWEREKARVSGSLHVPLFVEDMDNGPLTLLKKWVHFGYIGLWTGQNFTMINPDFVQQVEVKVPDKESKLLVACGEGLRSMMAASKLHKGGYSNLGWLARGFTCSKYDEFSGVEGP; encoded by the exons atggcaatTCAGCTGAAACTGTTCCACACAACCTTCTCCACCACCCCTCACCGGTTCTCAACCACGCAAACAAATGCAGTTTCCGGCAAAGCCCAGCAACTCATACAATCGGGCACGGTCCGACCCGTACTGCCAAAGGAAGCAGCCTCAGCAATGAAGTCCGAAGGCTACATTCTTCTGGACATCAGGCcggagtgggagagagagaaggcacgCGTTTCCGGGTCGCTGCACGTGCCGCTCTTCGTCGAGGACATGGATAATGGCCCCTTGACTCTCCTGAAGAAATGGGTTCACTTTGGGTACATTGGGCTGTGGACTGGCCAGAATTTTACGATGATAAATCCTGATTTTGTTCAGCAAGTGGAAGTGAAGGTTCCTGATAAGGAATCTAAGCTCCTCGTGGCTTGTGGAGAAGGACTAAG GTCTATGATGGCCGCTTCGAAACTGCACAAAGGAGGATACAGTAACTTGGGATGGTTGGCCAGAGGATTCACATGCTCTAAATACGATGAATTCTCTGGCGTCGAAGGTCCTTAA
- the LOC131326009 gene encoding uncharacterized protein LOC131326009, whose amino-acid sequence MVGIMAARSREKLAGLIDSAKLAPDIPSKLEQLRRAKDELSQSDPAFLSEFLPPLLDLHTDRFGPVRKFVIEMVGDIGLKHIEFIPEIVPVLITLLKDGTPAVARQAIACGVELFRSTLLKVAIQGLYSSELDGSLESSWAWVLSFRDKIYSIAFQPGSDGIRLPAVKFVEVVIRLYTPDPGGSSEPPLHPASEEKLVEFNISWIRGGHPMLNVGDLSIEASQSLGLLLDELRLPMVNSLSNSMIIVLINSLSAIAKKRPAFYGRILPVLLGLDPSSFVNKGFRVSGVHHALKNAFICCLNCTHPGAAPWRDRLVGALRELEVEKTPCKVGQINGSVERKDDSSSALEEKSSIRGCEAVNSYTGRKRSGVEGVSDVDDDMSGKRIRSTPIVSEGSEQDSEQDLDGDQVYIPPTGHTKSRDVDNGPVHQLVAMFGALVAQGEKAIESLEILISSISADLLAEVVMANMRHLPPHLPKSEGHEEPLVNTSSHPNSVSCDTEFKNLSSILTELLSSSAAPMQMDSLLDGKHSSWIDMESSRGDEDPPVVAAADNDLLCAGVNYENEEAPVPLPVSSSAEIPSVIRPVVAVANKSFMPSEVLDYGNLEGEIPGLDSASHSDGLAETPTVSSLAPTDLEDASQEQVTSVGRLSLELMPSISTDRSEELSPKAVVTDASSINSSTATSLGLSAQLVLPKMSAPVLDLSEEEKDQLQKLAFSRIVEAYKQIATAGGSCVRFALLGCLGIEFPIEVDPWKILQKHIFLDYTNHEGHELTLRVLYRLFGEAEEDRDLFSSTTATSAYEMFLLTVAETLRDSFPASDKSLSRLLGEAPYLPKSIFKLLECLCCPGSSNKDGELQTGDRVTQGLSAIWSLILLRPPIRDVCLKVALQSAVHQLEEVRMKAIRLVANKLYPLSSIAQQIEDFGKEMLYAISHGDHTIDRVDGNGSELQKDSNLEKPSAEQLSLESVTKNISSDTSESCISQKMSSSSLSDAQRCMSLYFALCTKKHSLFREIFCVYKSTSDTVKQAIHGQIPILVRTIGSSSELLETISDPPTGSEHLLMLVLNTLTDGTIPSSELMLTIRKLYDTKVKDVEILVPVLSYLPKDEVLRVFRHLVNLPLDKFQAALGRILQGSSHSGQVLSPAEVLIAIHGIDPDRDGILLKKVTDACNACFEQRQIFTQQVLAKVLNQLVEQIPLPLLFMRTVLQAIGAFPALVEFIMEILSRLVSKQIWKYPKLWVGFLKCAHLTKPQSFSVLLQLPPTQLENALNKMAALRAPLIAYASQPNIRSPLPRSVLAVLGIVSEPQNSSQAQTTPAHTGDVGDSDMEAVTEKSKESSSGN is encoded by the exons ATGGTGGGAATCATGGCCGCGCGTTCAAGGGAGAAGCTCGCGGGTCTCATAGACTCGGCCAAGTTGGCGCCGGACATACCCTCGAAGCTCGAACAACTGCGCCGGGCCAAGGACGAGTTGTCCCAGTCCGACCCGGCCTTCCTCTCCGAGTTCCTCCCTCCCCTCCTCGACCTCCACACCGATCGGTTCGGTCCAGTTCGCAAGTTCGTCATCGA GATGGTTGGTGATATTGGATTGAAGCATATAGAATTCATCCCTGAAATTGTACCTGTTTTGATTACTCTACTGAAAGATGGAACACCAGCTGTCGCTCGACAAGCAATCGCTTGTGGAGTTGAACTATTTCGTTCGACTCTCCTAAAAGTTGCAATCCAG GGTTTGTACTCAAGTGAGCTGGATGGTTCACTTGAATCATCTTGGGCATGGGTGTTGagttttagggacaaaatataCTCGATAGCTTTCCAG CCGGGAAGCGATGGGATAAGGTTGCCAGCCGTGAAGTTTGTTGAAGTAGTTATTCGTCTTTATACACCTGATCCTGGTGGCTCTTCAGAGCCACCACTTCATCCAGCCTCTGAAG AGAAGCTTGTGGAGTTCAATATATCGTGGATTCGTGGAGGTCATCCTATGCTAAATGTTGGAGATTTATCAATTGAAGCGAGTCAAAGTTTGGGGTTATTGCTTGATGAGCTCAGGCTCCCAATGGTGAATTCTCTTAGCAACTCGATGATCATCGTGCTCATCAATAG TCTTTCAGCAATTGCAAAGAAAAGACCTGCCTTTTATGGTCGCATTCTACCAGTCTTGCTTGGTTTGGATCCCTCCAGCTTTGTGAATAAAGGATTTCGTGTTTCTGGAGTACATCATGCTTTAAAGAATGCCTTCATTTGCTGCTTGAATTGTACACATCCGGGGGCTGCACCT TGGCGGGATCGGCTAGTTGGTGCACTGAGAGAATTGGAAGTTGAAAAAACTCCTTGCAAAGTTGGTCAGATCAATGGAAGTGTGGAGCGAAAGGATGATTCATCAAGTGCTCTG GAGGAGAAGTCTTCAATTAGGGGATGTGAGGCTGTGAATAGTTATACTGGGAGGAAAAGATCTGGAGTAGAGGGTGTTAGTGATGTTGATGATGATATGTCTGGAAAACGCATCAGATCAACACCTATTGTTTCAGAGGGATCAGAGCAAGATTCAGAGCAAGATTTAGATGGAGATCAGGTTTACATTCCTCCTACTGGACACACAAAATCGAGAGATGTGGACAATGGACCTGTGCACCAACTTGTTGCCATGTTTGGTGCATTGGTTGCTCAGGGTGAGAAGGCTATCGAATCTTTAGAGATTCTTATTTCTAGTATCTCTGCAGACTTGCTAGCAGAAGTAGTTATGGCTAATATGCGCCACCTTCCTCCCCATCTCCCTAAATCTGAAGGGCACGAAGAACCATTGGTGAATACGAGCTCTCATCCAAATAGTGTTAGCTGTGATACCGAATTCAAAAATCTTTCATCAATTTTGACAGAATTGCTTTCTAGTTCCGCTGCTCCTATGCAGATGGATTCTTTGTTAGATGGCAAACATTCTTCATGGATTGATATGGAG AGTTCTCGGGGGGATGAGGACCCGCCTGTGGTTGCAGCAGCTGATAATGATTTGTTATGTGCTGGGGTGAATTATGAAAATGAAGAAGCACCAGTACCTCTACCTGTTTCTTCTTCTGCTGAAATCCCATCTGTTATTCGGCCTGTGGTTGCTGTGGCTAATAAGAGTTTTATGCCATCGGAAGTCCTTGACTACGGGAATCTAGAGGGTGAGATACCTGGTCTGGATTCTGCTTCTCATAGTGACGGATTGGCTGAAACACCAACTGTTTCATCATTAGCACCCACTGATTTAGAAGATGCCAGTCAAGAGCAAGTGACTAGTGTGGGTAGGTTGTCTTTGGAATTAATGCCATCGATATCAACTGATAGGTCAGAGGAACTTAGTCCCAAAGCAGTCGTCACAGACGCAAGCAGCATTAATTCCTCAACAGCAACTTCTTTAGGACTCTCTGCTCAGCTTGTCCTGCCCAAGATGTCAGCACCTGTTCTTGACCTTTCTGAAGAAGAGAAGGATCAATTGCAAAAGTTGGCATTTTCACGCATAGTGGAGGCTTATAAGCAAATAGCTACTGCAGGTGGTTCATGTGTCCGCTTTGCTTTACTTGGCTGTTTAGGAATTGAG TTCCCCATTGAGGTAGACCCCTGGAAAATACTACAAAAGCACATATTTTTGGATTACACGAATCATGAG GGACACGAGTTGACATTGCGCGTCCTCTACAGGCTGTTTGGAGAAGCAGAAGAGGACAGAGACTTGTTTTCCTCAACAACTGCTACATCTGCATATGAAATGTTCCTTCTGACTGTG GCAGAAACACTTCGTGATTCTTTTCCAGCTTCTGACAAATCTTTGAGTAGATTACTAGGTGAAGCTCCTTATCTACCAAAGTCTATTTTCAAACTGTTAGAATGCCTGTGTTGTCCTGGAAGCAGCAATAAAGATGGGGAGTTACAAACTGGAGATCGAGTTACCCAAGGCCTCAGTGCTATATGGAGCCTGATTTTGCTGCGGCCTCCTATTCGGGATGTCTGTTTAAAAGTTGCTTTACAG AGTGCTGTTCATCAGTTGGAGGAAGTGCGCATGAAGGCTATACGCCTG GTGGCAAATAAGCTTTATCCTCTATCATCAATTGCCCAACAGATTGAAGATTTTGGGAAGGAAATGCTGTACGCCATAAGCCATGGTGATCATACTATCGACAGGGTTGATGGCAATGGATCTGAATTACAAAAG GATTCCAACTTGGAAAAACCCTCAGCAGAACAGCTATCACTGGAGTCGGTCACCAAAAATATCTCCTCTGATACTTCTGAGTCTTGCATATCTCAGAAAATGTCATCCTCTTCATTAAGTGACGCCCAGCGTTGCATGTCACTCTATTTTGCCCTGTGTACAAAG AAGCACTCCCTTTTTCGTGAGATATTCTGTGTCTATAAAAGCACATCAGATACAGTAAAGCAG GCAATTCATGGCCAAATCCCAATTCTGGTTCGCACCATTGGCTCATCATCAGAACTCCTTGAAACTATTTCAGATCCTCCTACGGGAAGCGAGCACCTCTTGATGCTG GTTCTGAATACGCTGACTGATGGGACCATTCCTTCTTCAGAATTAATGTTGACCATCAGGAAGTTATACGATACAAAAGTGAAG GATGTGGAGATTCTAGTTCCAGTACTGTCATATTTGCCGAAAGATGAG gtTTTGCGGGTTTTTCGACATCTTGTCAACCTTCCTTTGGATAAGTTCCAAGCTGCACTTGGTCGTATTCTGCAG GGTTCATCTCATTCTGGGCAAGTTCTCTCTCCTGCTGAAGTGTTAATTGCTATTCATGGGATTGATCCTGACAGAGATGGAATACTCTTGAAGAAG GTCACGGATGCATGCAATGCTTGTTTTGAGCAACGGCAGATATTCACCCAGCAAGTTCTTGCTAAGGTCTTGAATCAATTG GTTGAGCAGATTCCTCTACCCTTATTGTTCATGCGTACAGTCTTACAGGCTATTGGTGCTTTTCCAGCCCTG
- the LOC131326011 gene encoding rhodanese-like domain-containing protein 10 isoform X1 yields the protein MAIQLKLFHTTFSTTPHRFSTTQTNAVSGKAQQLIQSGTVRPVLPKEAASAMKSEGYILLDIRPEWEREKARVSGSLHVPLFVEDMDNGPLTLLKKWVHFGYIGLWTGQNFTMINPDFVQQVEVKVPDKESKLLVACGEGLRSMMAALKLHEGGYRNLGWLAGGFTRSKDDDFSGVEGPEKLQYATIGGVSYYFLKLIILLQAVGKRGAKTF from the exons atggcaatTCAGCTGAAACTGTTCCACACAACCTTCTCCACCACCCCTCACCGGTTCTCAACCACGCAAACAAATGCAGTTTCCGGCAAAGCCCAGCAACTCATACAATCGGGCACGGTCCGACCCGTACTGCCAAAGGAAGCAGCCTCAGCAATGAAGTCCGAAGGCTACATTCTTCTGGACATCAGGCcggagtgggagagagagaaggcacgCGTTTCCGGGTCGCTGCACGTGCCGCTCTTCGTCGAGGACATGGATAATGGCCCCTTGACTCTCCTGAAGAAATGGGTTCACTTTGGGTACATTGGGCTGTGGACTGGCCAGAATTTTACGATGATAAATCCTGATTTTGTTCAGCAAGTGGAAGTGAAGGTTCCTGATAAGGAATCTAAGCTCCTCGTGGCTTGTGGAGAAGGACTAAG GTCTATGATGGCGGCTTTGAAACTGCACGAAGGAGGATACCGTAACTTGGGATGGTTGGCCGGAGGATTCACACGCTCCAAAGACGATGATTTCTCTGGTGTAGAAGGTCCTGAAAAGTTGCAGTACGCCACGATTGGGGGCGTGTCCTATTACTTCCTTAAGTTAATCATACTTCTACAAGCTGTGGGGAAGAGAGGAGCTAAAACCTTCTGA